The sequence tcctcctcagtccagcatcagctgctgtagctcctcctcctcagtccagcatcagctgctgtagctcctcctcctcagtcctgcatcagctgctgtagctcctcctcctcagtccagcatcagctgctttAGCTCCTCGTCCTCAGTCCtgcatcagctgctgtagctcctcctcctcagtccagcatcagctgctgtagctcctcctcctcagtccagcattagctgctgtagctcctcctcctcagtcctgcatcagctgctgtagctcctcctcctcagtccagcatcagctgctgtagctcctcctcctcagtgttGTGAATGACAGACAGGAGTCCTGCACAGAGGTCAGAGGGATTCTGAGTTGTTCCTCttcagaatagtgttcaggtcactactGATGCTGTTGGAGGAAAACCTTatctgactcgctcctccaaaacaccccaaagtgctcaataatgttcagttctgggtactgtgcaggccatgtgagatgttcaacttaattttcatCTTCATCAGACCGCTCTGTCTCCAGTCCTGCTGTGTGTATcgctgcattatcatcctgatacacaccaCCACCTTCAGGATGCagtgtttgacccattgggtccttggcagtgacccagCACCCATCTAGCACCAGTATTAAGTCTAGGGAACGCCATGATATTGAGCCCAGACCATCAGTGACCCCCCCCCCATGCTTGACTCTGGGCATCAGCAGTCTGTGtgggacgcttctttggggcttctccacaccgtaactctcctggatgaGGGAaacacagtgaaggtggactcatcagagaacagtacATGCTCCACATCGTCCACAGCTCCAGATCTCCACTGCTGCACCACTGAAACCGGTGTTTGGTATTGGCACGAGTGAGGACGAGTGTGTAtgcgtatgtttgtgtgtatgtttgtgtgtgtgttgtccccATCAGCATTTCGCAGAGTAAGGtggtttacgtgtgtgtgtgtgtgtgtgtgtgtttgtgtatgtcagACTCAGTGCTGGCGGTGCGCTCAGTGGATCTGCTGAGGCTGCGGGATGGCCTGAACCGGCGACAGCATCACACTGACGGCTTCTCCAGCGAGCGGCTGATCGTCCGCAGAGGACAGAGCTTCCAGATCATGGTGGAGCTTTCTAGAGCCTTCAAACCCAGAGCAGACTCTCTACAGCTGCAGCTCAAACTgggtgagtacacacacacacacacacacacaccgacaaaATCAGATGTTGGTCAGTTTAGATCTACAATCCTCCTGTGTGTTGGACTCTGTCTGAGGTTTTCCTGTCTGCCTCTGTATCTTCAATCAGTCATAAGCATTGAGCAGCTGTGAACAAGCCCGTGTATTGTCCACCAGTAATCTGcagcattagtgtgtgtgtgtgtgtgtgtgtgtgtgtgtgtgagtgatggaTCAGTGTGTGACAGCAGACAGAGCGACGGTTAGTTCAGTGTTCAGCTGCTTTAATCTCTGTAATCTTCAAGGTGAAGTCAGTGTTCGTCCATCACTGCCACTCTTATTTCTCCAGAGTCTCTCACATGGTCCTCATGGGAATGGAAGAGTCCCGCAAATACACGTCTGTATTCCTGTCTGctcaaataatgaaataaagacTGCAGGATGGTGTTTTCACCACTCTCAGAAAGGGAATAAAGCGGTGAGACAGATAAAAGCAGACAGAAGACAGCAGAATACCCTCAGATTTAGGCTGCGTCTACACTGATCCAGTTAACAGTGTTTTCCTCTAAAAGCACTCAGTGTATTCATGTAGacaataatcattttttaatcctttaatttttcatatttgaagatgtgtgtgtactgctgtacatccctgtgtgtgtaataagcagtgtgtgtgtgtatagctgCACAACACTAGCACACTCTTTAAATAAGGAATAAACCCTGCACCACTGACTACAGAGCAGCTTTAATCACTCACTGGTGTATGATAGAGCTCTATATTAACATAATATTGAAGTTATTTTAATAGCACACACATGGAGAAGGAAAGACCAGAGAGAAACACTCAGTCATGAAGAAACCCTTTTTAATTGATGGATACAATGAACACTGAATAACACTGAACAAGCGGAATAAAGGTGCGATATGCAGGACAACAGAGCTCTGAGGAGAGGGAGGCTCGGTTCATCTTTATACCTCTAGTGCttttattgtgtcaaagcagctgaacacagatgaagttctagtaaattctTCATCAATTGATCATCATAAGCTTCTCATTGTGAACTGATCTCACTGTCGTCTCGTTTCTACCATTCTACATGGGTATACATTGATTCAGTTGGAGCATAGCGTTATGTATAAACCTCAGTGGTGCATTACTATATTAGCCCCTGGAGCTCCTCAAAGACTGTGCAGCTCAGCCATTCAGGGCTTCATATGCAGTcaaaaacatttcaacatttataCTGTGTTTAATAGAGAGCCAACGCAGTGCTGACAGAACCGGTCTAATGTGATCATAGTTCTTAGTTCTAGAAAGTTCTCACCACTGCATTCGATAACAAAACAGCTACAGCTACTAAACCAGCCGTTTACAGTGGAATCAAACCAAATCAAGCTTGTTTATAGTGTAGTGATGTTGTGTATATGCAGACTCTGTGGTCTCCAACAGCTCCGGGCTCCAGATCTCGGGTTTATAGTGTAGTGATGTTGTGTATATGCAGACTCTGTGGTCTCCAACAGCTCCGGGCTCCTAATctggggtttacagtgtagtgatGTTGTGTATATGCAGACTCGGCGGTCTCCAACAGCTCTGGGCTCCAGATCTTGGGTTTATAGTGTAGTGATGTTGTGTATCTGCAGACTCTGTGGTCTCCAACAGCTCCGGGCTCCAGATCTCGGGTTTATAGTGTAGTGATGTTGTGTATCTGCAGACTCTGTGGTCTCCAACAGCTCCGGGCTCCTGATCTCGGGTTTACAGTGTAGCGATGTTGTGTATATGCAAACTCGGCGGTCTCCAACGGCTCCGGGCTCCAGATCTCGGGTTTATAGTGTAGTGATGTTGTGTATCTGCAGACTCTGTGGTCTCCAACAGCTCCGGGCTCCTGATCTcgggtttacagtgtagtgatGTTGCATTTCTGCAGACTCTGTGCTCTCCAACGGCTCCGGATCTCAGGTTTACTGTGTTATAATAATGTTGTGTTTCTGCAGACTCGCCGGCCTCCAACAGCTCTGGGCTCTTGATCTCGGTGCCGCTGGTGGAGGATCTGGAGGATCGGCGCTGGGAGATGAAGATCGTGGAGCAGAAAGAGAACCGTGTCCGTCTGGTGGTCAACACCCTGCCCAGCGCCTCCATCGGCTGCTATAAACTGACCGTGGTGTCGTTCTCGCCGCGGGGAAAACTGCTGTTCCCCTGCACACCTGATGACATATACCTGCTGTTCAACCCCTGGTGTGAAGGTGCGGGTCAGGAGAGCTGTGAATTAgatttattagtaataataatactaatgatcatgtgtgtgtgtgttcagatgatCCTGTCTATCTGGATAATGAGGCGGAGAGGAAGGAATACGTGCTGAACACCATGGGCAGGATCTACTACGGGACCGAGCAGCAGATTGGAACCAGAACGTGGAATTTTGCTCAGGTGAAGAAAACAGCTTGATTTAATCGATGATTTTAGTCATGAGACATATCGTCTGCACTGAGCCCTAGTAGAGaccatttatggtaatgtaatctgactacttatGGATTACagtacatttagattactttacgGTAACATAATCTGACTGCATCATGATGATTTAGATGACTTTTATCATAGCATAAATTGACTAcgtttagattacatttagagtaATTTATCGTATCATAATCTGATTACATTGGATTACATGTAGATTACTTTTATGATTGGATTTATGATGGATTACGTTTAGGCTACTTTTGTTTTAGTGTAATCTGAGTCCAGGTTGGTCTAACTGTCGTTGTATACTGAGTCTGTGTTTTTTTGTCTTCGTTctcttaaaaattgtgttttcatCTACATTTGATATGTTTCAGTTTGAGCAGAATATCCTGGAGGCCTGTCTCTTTCTGCTGGAGAGAGGGCGAGCGGCTGTGACCGAGTGGAGGGATCCGGTGATCGTCTCCAGAATGGTGTCGGCTCTGGTGAGACGCTTTAAGGAGAAAACTAAAGGAGTATTATTGGGGAAGCATGTGCTCGAGGATCTGAATCAGACACAAACTAACCCAGTGTTTTCACCTTTGGATTACTGAGTGGAAGACTCCTGTAATCAGTTAATGATTACTAATTACTTGACAAAATCTGTAGTTTATATAATctgttagattacacatttatggtaacgTAATCTAACTGTATTTGGATTACAttcagattacttttatggtagtgtaatctgactacttttgattatatttagattacttttgtgttagtaaaatctgaaaacttctggattacatttagattacttttatggtggtgaattctgactacttttggattacatttagattcgTTTAATGTTAACAATCTGACCACtttggattacatttacattacttttatggAAATATAATCGGACTACTTTTGGATCACAtctagattacttttatggtagtgtaatctgactacttttaattacatttagattactttcatGGTACTTaattctgactacttttggattacatttagattacttttatggtagtgaattctgactacttttggattacatttagattacttttatggtagtgaattctgactacttttggattacatttagattacttttatggtagtgAATTCTGACTACttttgattacatttagattacttttatggtagtgaattctgactacttttggattacatttagattacttttatggtagtgaattctgactacttttggattacatttagattacttttatggtagtgAATTCTGACTACttttgattacatttagattacttttatggtagtgtaatctgactacttttggattacatttagattacttttatggtagtgAATTCTGACTACttttgattacatttagattacttttatggtagtgtaatctgactacttttggattacatttagattacttttatggtagtgTAAACTGACTACTTTTGGATCACATCTAGATTACTTTTCCGCTAGTGCTCGCTGACTACATTTagattagtttaatttaatattacagTGGATTATTTACAGAATAATGCACTCTATGCTGTGGATTGTTAGacaataatgcacacctgagTTCTAATGGCCACTCTAATTAATAATTCAACAACATCAGATATTCCTTAAACACTAGAAGTGCAGATGACTACATTAAtgacaaacattaaacaaatattgtattgtactgtattacAAACCCAAATACAAACAATATAAATGAGAAAATGAGCAGAACCAATGAATCATGAACAGTGTACTGCCATTGTGTTGATAATAGGAAATGACATAATCCAGAATTAAACTTCAGTAGATATGAAGgtatgaataaatgtgtgtgtttcaggtgaaCTCAAACGATGACCGCGGTGTGCTGATGGGAAACTGGTCAGAGAGTTTTGAAGGAGGAACGGCCCCTACAGCGTGGAGCGGCAGCGGGGACATCCTCAGACAATACTACAGCAGCAAGGGGACGCCGGTGCGCTTCGCTCAGTGCTGGGTCTATGCTGGAGTCACCTGCACAGGTGAGCTACGACacccataacacacacacactgcgccaACCGGAGGATTCTGCAAGCTTTGATTTCAGTATTATGATGACGTATTTCTAGATGACACTGAATATTGAGAAGAGGGCGGGGTTTATTTTTAGGCTTCACCTCTCACTGTTCACTCGCAGCACATTAGCAGTTGGGGAGGCATGTCACTATCCAGAGCTGATGGAGGAACATACAGTGGAGATCGAAATGAGGGAACAATGTTTAAACTCTTTGTTgactttattttgagaaataattaTATAATCTTGATAATCTTACTCAATAAATTAGGTACTTAAAGAAGAGGGTAGTGCAGAGGGCTTTACTTACAGAGATATTCAGTCAGGTTTacatcaggactctgggctgccaTTTCATCACTTCAGCATTAATATTGTTCATTATTGCAGcattattatatatcatatattgtttgagtaatgtgtgtgtgtgtgtgtgtgtgtgtgtgtgtgtgtgtgtgtgtgtgtgtgtgtgtgtgtgtgtgtgtatgtgtgtgtcagtgctGAGGTGTCTGGGTATCCCCACCCGCTGTGTAACAAACTTCTCCTCGGCTCATGACACTGATCTCTCTCTGACCACCGATATCTACCTGGACGAGAAGCTGGAGATGCTGAAGGACAAGACCAGCGACTCTGTCtggtacacacagacacacacacttcctcaCACACACTTCATCATACACTCTTCTCCTGTTTTCCGTACAGCAGTCTCAGATCTACATTTAATAGACACCAGATTTGACTGATTTGCTGTAAGCCTTTAGGAGGCGTTAGACTTTGTGTCACATAATAAAACAGATATCTGGCTAGAGAACACTACAGGCACACTGAGTTCCTGCTGCTTCTGTAAACAtttgataaagacactgttatctaagcggGCACCCGACACACATCACTGAGAGTTGTTATGTTCACCAGCTGATGACGGGGGTTGATGGGCCCTGGAGCTGTGGCAAGGGCCGGAGAGCACTCCTAGCCGTAGAGCGAGGTGGACTCAGAGATGGCTGTGGAGCTTGCCACTTTTAGGTTGTTAGCTGGGGGCTAGCAGCAATGGAGTgtgagagtttagttccagcctaCACCTGTTCCTCCATCTTTTTGGAAAAActcaagagaggcgagcaaggtgacaGTGAGAGTGTGTCTGGTGACAGGGGCTGTGGGTCTGGAGTCTCTGGCTGCTGAATAATGTTGTCCTGGCTCTTTTCCTGGAGATTATCTATGAGTGCTGAGTCTTGATGCTGTTCTGAtatcacagtctgtctgtgttgagctcAGTGTGCAGGGTGCAGTGTGTCCATGAGCAGGGGTTGTTGTGtctgcgtggcgttatcactgtccttgtgAGATGCGTCAGCCTCAAGTCCACTCAGGAGCTGATTTGAAGTCCTGTGGTCATTCGGACATTTACTAGGAGTGTGTGTGCCATTTGGGTTGGGTTCAGGGGCACACACAGACAATGGATAATGGAGGGAGAAACCAAGTTTGTTCGGATGAAGTcggtctgatgtcaacagttgtctttggttccagaagagattgaagttgtcagtGAAATTCAGCTctttcctgttacatgttttctgcagccatacatttagaccaagcagccgtgaaaacatatcTGTCCCTCTTGTAGCGACActgtggtccactgatgaacggctgaatctTCAATCTTTCggctgtttccaagagctcacagaaatctcttgagcagttctgactgttccttccgaatattcttccccacatggatgattaTCCGTTTTGCAGTCTCGTGCttctgggcagcacggtggcgctgtgggtagcacaatcaccttacagcaagaaggtcactggtaaaagtctcggctgggtcagtgtgtgtttctgtgtggagtttgcatgttctccccgtgttggcgtgggtttcctccgggtgctccagtttaccccacagtccaagacatgtggtataggggaattgggtaagctaaactgtccatagtgtatgtgtgtgaatgagtgtgtgtgggtgtttccccatgataggttgcagctggaagggcatctgctgcataaaacatatgctgaaaaagttggcggttcattccgctgtggcaatcccaagattaataaagggactaagccgaaaaggaaattaatgaatgagtcttgtgcttcttcagaGTTTCCTCAAgctctttgtttacatcagaaagtgttgcatgagggaagcagtatgtcattgtagatttgctcctaaaattcctgattattgaatctccaaCAATCaatgttcttatctcaggtgcgatcggagcagaatgcctaGTCGGTCTTGAgtctctgttccatgcagagttagctgctgagtcatgcgatctctgtctgcctgcatttggggattcttcacccatattactcaatacttcatatctgttctgaagctgtatttgagtTCGAGCTGTGTTTGGGTTAGGTTTTTCGGCAGCGAATGATCTGACCCCGTGAGTACCCTTTAATCTCGCACCCTGTTTATGCCATCCTTTATCACGCTCATTTGTTTGCTGTGAGGGTCCACAATAAAGCGGTCCTGCATGACCCGGCAGTTCTGGTCggtttgtttcaagaactgcaatatTTTGAAGAAGTCTGCAGCAGGGAGATctagaggcattttcacagctgTGTTTTCCCATCGCAGGAATGTGAacagctggtagcgggaggatgtTTAGTCCACAGCTATGCTTTTGTTCGTtttattccagaaagtttgtaaaTTCAGTGTTGGTCTTGAAGCGGTGTTGTTTGAGGCCTGTGCTGATAGGCTGAAGGTAAAATTAGCATGGAGCACTCTAGTGAAGCTGTTTGGGGGTTATTATTGTGATAAAGAAataaactgagctgaactgagtgctctgctctgctctatCAGGAACTTCCACGTGTGGAACGAGTCCTGGATGCGGCGTGAGGATCTGCCGGCTGGTTATGGAGGATGGCAGGTTGTGGACGCGACACCACAGGAGCAGAGCCAGGGCTCATACCGGTGCGGACCCACACCAGTGTCTGCAGTGCGCAGCGGACAGGTCAACCTGAGGTTCGACACACCCTTCGTCTTCGCTGAggtgaacatacacacacacacacacacacacacacatacaccagtgCTGCTGTCATGCTCATCTGCATCTGACtaaacatctgtgtgtgtgtgtgtgtgtgtgtgtgtgtgtgtgtgtgtgtgtgtgtgtgtgtgtgtgtgtgtgtgtgtgtgtgtgcaggtgaacAGTGATAAGATCTACTGGCAGAGGAACGCAGACGGCAGCTTCAGTCAGGTCAGTGTGGAGAAGAACAGCATCGGCCAGAAGATCAGCACTAAAGCTGTGGGCTCCGACACACGAGTGGACATCACACACCTGTACAAGTACCCGGAgggtgagaacacacacacacaccccccagTAGTGTGCACACTTGTGTTCTCCTGACTCTCCCTAAGTCCTGCAGGCTCAGAGGAGGAGCACATCACTGTGGAGACTGCCAGAGTTACTGTAGAGCCCTCAGTAGTGTGCACACTAGTGTTCTCCTGACTCTCCCTTTGGTCTACAGGCTCAGAGGAGGAACGCATCGCTGTAGAGTCCGCAAGCAGATTCGGCTCCAGACCCACGCTGTACCCGTCCCCCAGCGGGACCGATGTGAGCCTGGAGGTGCAGATGTCTGGAGCCGGACCCCGGATAGGGGAGGACGTCCGACTGTCCATCGTGCTGAAGAACAACAGCTCCGCGCAGCGCTCCGCTAGTCTGCTGTATGAGGCACTGGTCATGTACTACACCGGCGTATTGAAACAGAGCCTGAAGAAGGACAGGATTACCCTGGAGCTGCAGCCCAGAGAGAGTAAGTGTCCGCACATCACCCGACTCATGCTGCAGGCAGAATAGTGCACATATCACAGCTTATTCACTTATATTCATTCAGAGGACAGATGAACAGAAAACACCAGCTGAACTTCCCTAGAGACAGGATTAAGGTTGTGGTTAATGCTCTCTGTTCTCCTTCAGCTAAGACTATCCCCTGGACTCTGCAGTATAAGGAGTACAAGGATCAGCTGGTGGACCAGGGCGCTCTGATGCTCACGCTCACCGGACGGGTCAGCCAGACCAAGCAGATTCTGGCCACTCAGTTCAACTTCAGGCTGCGCACACCCGACCTGGTGCTCACTGTGAGTCTGCCTTAACCAGAGTTAACTTGTGGTCCGATCTGTGCAAACACGCATTAATATGAGCGGTACTCTGCTGTGCTTCAGCCTCTCCAGGACGCAGTGGTGGGTAAAGAGATGAGCGTCAGGATCTCCTTCCAGAATCCACTGTCACAGGTCTTGAAGAACGTCTTATTCCGCATCGAGGGTCTGGGAATGCAGAGCGTCAGGAAGATCAGCTATGGGTGAGACGCTTAACACAGTGTGTGAATCTTTATACTAGCATCAACACAGCTAATCATCTCCTCCCGTGTGTGTCTCCGTGTGTGTCAGTGATGTGGCGCGGCTGGGCACAGTGTCTCTGATAGAGAAGTTTACTCCCACAGTCTCCGGCTCTCAGAAGCTCCTGGTCTCCATGGACTGCCGTCAGCTCACTCAGGTTCACGGTGTGGCTGATATCACGGTCAAAGCAAAGTGAAACAGCAGTTTACTGTAAAGCCTCCG comes from Danio aesculapii chromosome 23, fDanAes4.1, whole genome shotgun sequence and encodes:
- the tgm1l4 gene encoding transglutaminase 1 like 4, translated to MSSSSTPARPAPSAATASASPSPSAPASAAALSASTSPSASASDSVLAVRSVDLLRLRDGLNRRQHHTDGFSSERLIVRRGQSFQIMVELSRAFKPRADSLQLQLKLDSPASNSSGLLISVPLVEDLEDRRWEMKIVEQKENRVRLVVNTLPSASIGCYKLTVVSFSPRGKLLFPCTPDDIYLLFNPWCEDDPVYLDNEAERKEYVLNTMGRIYYGTEQQIGTRTWNFAQFEQNILEACLFLLERGRAAVTEWRDPVIVSRMVSALVNSNDDRGVLMGNWSESFEGGTAPTAWSGSGDILRQYYSSKGTPVRFAQCWVYAGVTCTVLRCLGIPTRCVTNFSSAHDTDLSLTTDIYLDEKLEMLKDKTSDSVWNFHVWNESWMRREDLPAGYGGWQVVDATPQEQSQGSYRCGPTPVSAVRSGQVNLRFDTPFVFAEVNSDKIYWQRNADGSFSQVSVEKNSIGQKISTKAVGSDTRVDITHLYKYPEGSEEERIAVESASRFGSRPTLYPSPSGTDVSLEVQMSGAGPRIGEDVRLSIVLKNNSSAQRSASLLYEALVMYYTGVLKQSLKKDRITLELQPRETKTIPWTLQYKEYKDQLVDQGALMLTLTGRVSQTKQILATQFNFRLRTPDLVLTPLQDAVVGKEMSVRISFQNPLSQVLKNVLFRIEGLGMQSVRKISYGDVARLGTVSLIEKFTPTVSGSQKLLVSMDCRQLTQVHGVADITVKAK